Genomic DNA from Acipenser ruthenus chromosome 4, fAciRut3.2 maternal haplotype, whole genome shotgun sequence:
accaggctctgacctgtacctctctgggaatatgttactgcaagcagtttccacagtctcttgttttttccaaggtcagagtctgtgaaaacactttttagatttatgacctataaaggtctgttaagccatcatttttgcatattatttcaagatatattcttatctgtgctaaaccactaattccataaaccttaacactccatctctatgaggcttgcagctctgctgaagtggaacccatggacattccttctttctagataagaagagaggccctgttttcactgcagcagtttcaaatcaccacattataaggaatccatctaccatcattagacaatagtatagtggattaataacaaggtacattatagtatattattacaaacttaacacaaaaacataacacaacaccttttaacttctataattcaatggatatcataatgtctagaggtcttattgttcaatagaatgagaaataaacttgtaccattttcccatttaagtaaatcgaatactgctccaggttttaatcttcttatcactacagcaaagtcgtgaacaagcaataatacttgtcagttttaaataatatattttctcattatagcaaatacttaaaacatattattaatcttatgaaataactgttatgaactataaacagtgtcaattagcactgaacctgtttcattataagataatctttcaattaatttacctctgtttatcagttgctataatattactttggtgaatacctcttaagatttaaatccGAAAAagggccagtataactgcattcaactaggcttgacccttctccttgttcatacaaaatccagccgagacaggattttttttctcaagacctctggcttgttagttaatcttttggtcataaagagtctcttcttatcttgtgtttttacggcataaatttgtagattaacgttcacttttagccggaatggtgctttttatcaagcgtcatactttctgaagataagatatacaagtggtaaatcgttacttaagtatttaattaaatgtcaaaTCCATAACGAGttgactgacctatttcatggagcaagagagccatctactggcggtacaaggatactctttctttatccctcttctaacacttcattttttatattacaatacattccatatttgaaattgcctagtccatgtcctgtatatcccagcgttcccagcaggattcaacttctgtgccgggttTAGCTCTGGTTAGTTCCGCAAAAACGacaacaggcccctttatccaaagtttagcatcacaggtgtgagacgccatcttcctcacttcgtccctacaagatacttggacacgtttagctgggacaccttctacacattccaatttacctagatgtgcccatttcactaaatgacctccttcacaatttatgcattcaatcctcttaatatcctttggatctacatttagacgagagaaagaaattccttcagaatcattacattcaaacaagattctacagtgtttagctaaatgactacaggctggacaaagtttgggcccagtcactgatgacttgctttggcacatattacatgcacacataacaagaggattatgtttcaatttgtgtgtcagggttaattctgcaccatgtacaatagttctggatctgtatacattgttactatacattcccttctgttcgcacagagtcactttgcgaggtacgccttccatccagaacactgaaggaggccaaaactcactgttattcatattttctggtatccaattactgttctgcctcacatcatcagttggcagacacaatacaactgaatctgattcaattgatgaaccaacagctgtagctactgagatcctccatgcaaaaggagtcaatattttactgaccagcctagctgattcagcgtcacTTGTGACACTGCAATGCTACTATGGTTTAAAATTGTTCTGCCGAAAAAAAGTCATAACAACAGCCTCTTCCAAGTTATTGAGATAATTTGCATTTCTTGAAATTCAAAATTAATGGTAGCAGATGTTACAGAAAGCAACAGAGAAAGGTACGTTTTACTAATAATCATGTTCAAGTGTTTATGATGTGTTCTAGGAACTTGTCAGTAAAAGTGTTCCGCTTATAACATCTATAACGTCACAGCAACTAAGCAAATAGCAAAGTAATAGCCTGGGATacaggaaatatcaactggatgagcccattgaaaacaTTTCTCATCAGATGTAATTTTCATGGGAGatgaatactgtatttgttttctagGTAAACTGCCAGAGTTTACTGTATAACTGTGCAAATAGGCGCATACAGGCATATACGTGAGATAAGCATATGAGCAGTTAGAAAACAGTAAAAGAGAAAGCAAAAaatgtaaatcagcattttaatgtGGACCACTTGAGCAGTTACCATACACTGTCCTGTGTACTGCATGGTGGTCCGGACCACTCGGGCAAAACTATGGTACAGTGTTGTGTGTACCGTAGAGTGGTCTGGACCACACAGGCTACAAAGCAGCCTGTGTGGTCCGACCTCTGCTTGGCCTAAGTGTCTGAAGATAATCTCTCCGGATTCTAGGGCTCTTATAAATGGGGAAATAATGCAAtctaaagtaattaaaaaaagctTTGGAAATAAAAACTGGGATACACTGAAAAAGGTAAAGACATTTTGGAAGTATATTCATTTTGATAGAATTGACCCATCAGCAGGAGAGGCAGTGTGGACTAACAAATCAAGTCAAGTTTAGTAAGCTGATAAAAACCGATAAATAAAGTTAGTCTTAAAGAGTTTTTTAAAGGCGTGGTAGACTGAAATCCCCTAACAGGTAAAGCTCTCATGAGCAATTTTGAACTGAAAGTTATTAAAGGACATATGAACTGCTGTGGGATTAACTGGAATAACAAAATCAAACCTGAGTGTAGAAAAAGTTACAGTAGTCCCACTCAGCATGTTTAAAGGCATTCTCTGCATCAAGAGAGACAAAGACCTCTGGGACTGGAGAAGGGGAAGATGTGTAAATAATACTGAAAACCCTAAAAAAAATTAGTGTCTTCCCTGTATAAAACCTGATCACATGAGATTATAGGAGGAATAACTTATTCAAGGCGATGGGCAAGGGCCTTGGCAAGAATCTTGACATCCACATTTAGGATGGAAATAGGAAGATATGAACCACAGTCCAGGGggtatttcttcttttttaatagTAATGTTACACAGGCTTTTTGTAGCGCCTGCCAGAGAGTCTGAAAACATAGAATTCAGAAGTGGAGACAGTTTGGAAACTCTATGGGGAACCCATCTAGGTCAGATGACTTACCGCTCTGCATAGAACTAATTGATGGAGTTATTTCTCCTAAGGTTAGAGGTTCCTCTAAACTGGCCTTTGAATCTGGATCTATAGTGGGGATGTCTGTAGCACCTTTTTTGTCTGAGAGCACCAAGAGCGCTGtgatgttggggggggggggctccaagACTTGGGGTGCATGATCAGATATCACAATACTCTGATAGGAGCACGAATGGACAAAAGGAAGCAATTTAGTAGCAATTATTTTTGAATATTGCAAAATATGTTTCTATGCAGGATATGTTTTAAACATATGTGTTTCATGTGAAAAATAAATGATcagaaattatttaattataataaaaaatacaaacacggTATGAATGCTGCTTAATTTTATTTATCAATCAGAACTGTCAAAAAGCTGACATTCTGTTTCAGCGTGGATCATTATATttatacatacagacagatggatacAAATTATTACAGGCTTTGTCATTCCAACCTCCAGGAACtgaaagaaatgagaaaaaaGAATTCAGTCTCTGTCGCACAAAGCACTATCTCAGGGACAGTATAGTCTGGATATTGTAATGTATATCAACCAGTATGATCTCTTTGTAGGGTAAACCCCACTGCAGTAATCAAAAAGGTTTAACCAGACTTCAAAAGACACCGTTTCAATATGTGCTCCTTAAACGTGTCATAATTAAACGCAACATGAATTTGTTTGCATTTCGACTGTATTTGCTTCTACCAAAGACTGCTTGTGTCTTGCAAGTTAAACCACAGACTTTATTCGGTTCCTTTCAAAACTTTTGCCTTTGCTGAACTGGGCCACGTGTCTCATAAAGAACCACTTTCAATACCCTTTGGGTTGTTCTAAAGAACAAAAGAACGGTCCTTCGTTGTGGGTTCCATACACGAGACAAGTCAAAGAAACTTTCTAACGGAAGGTTCTAACAGAATTCTTTGTTCTAAGTTTCAGCTGTAGCGAAGAAACACAAGTTTGAAATGCTGAGTAAACCattaaaatatatagaaatatttATATTACCCCCAAAATGAATATGCAGACAGTTTTCAATAAATAAGTTGTTGGGTTCTCCCTTGTTCCAGTTGTTGTAGTCCCATTTAGATCCATCGGTCCAATACCATGACCCCTCCTGTAGAGGTGAAAGGTGGAAGATAAAATGCTGTTAAATAATATAAGActacaataaaatgtacaaacgacaggaggccattctgcccatcagtTCTCATCTGGTTCCTGGTGGCagactgatctcagaactttctCAAGTTGAAGGAGTCCAATGATTCgacatcaacaacatggctagataacccattccataccctcaacactccctgtcctaagtctgtcttcAGTTAATTGTATCCGCTgaccctggtttctgtgctgcacttaaagtattgggtCAGGTTCAATATATCAATTCTTTTAAGATAATAAAGACTTGTTTGCTGCCAAACATTTGCTTTGTAGACAAAATCCAAATATTTGTAGATCAGTGTCCTGGGAGACAGTAAGCAAGGCTAGATGTCCTCCTCCTACACTTTTCAACATGTCATTCTCTGAAAGCCTTGACAAAATGGCAGAATTAAAAATGCCTTACTAAGTAAGATAGGATTTTTTTGGTATTTAATTTGGATTTATTCAACCAGTTAATCTATTTACATGTGTTAAAtaatttttggtttgctttttcAAGTAAAATAACCCTTGAATACTTTGAGATTAGAtccatattttattaattttagaaCACAGTATATTTGGCTGCATACACAGAGAAATATGCATTTAGTTTTTCTGTATAGTTGCCAGTATTTATGTATGTTCATTAATTacaagattacatttattttattcaatcagcacagtgaaaaagGTAGGATTTTTTAGTATTGTATTGTAGAGTGTTGGAAGTGAACACAACAGGCATTAGTCCTGTTGTAGGTACCTACAGACCTGTATTGATGACTTGTTTATacaattattgagtatcaatcaataaCAGTCTGAGAGTTTTTTAAAATTGAACCTGTCATGATCAAACAGACTAAAAGTCGTGTATATATTATTAGCGATTATTTGCCTGCCTTTTATCcttttgaaatacatttattttcttcactTTACTTAATTTCCTGAGAGATGTGTCATCACTCCTgttatctctgattaaactcgacaaaggaatacatatcccagtttccacagaTTCCACAGCAGTAGCTTGAGTTAGGTTTAATGAGAGGTCACGTTTACGTgacgaatcagttgcatttgctagttttacAGCATATTTTGATTGTGTGTTTATGGCCTCggtatggcagtaaaaatgtctgcgccccggatgagaggaaaattcactTTCAGTCAGCTTTTAAAACTCAATGCGGAAGTTAGTTACCATTtgttggtactcagttgtaaaggtgagggaagggcagcttttcttgttttgaaatcaacacgttaatcAATAGgtgtgctttcatttttttttttatacctgccAACAAATAgcgacttgatttttgtttcctttgatGTAGTTGTCCTGTTACACCatgcaaaggataattctagtccaggCAGGCCCACCGAGATGAcggggaggacggggaaatttccccggggcccgcctcgaagggggcccaacgcctcgaaggggggccctgatgaagggggaacttttttttttttttaaatatataaagtattttaaaacaactagccctgctcAAGACCCTTTgcattcccaccaccacattaaaaagaaaaactcccgtactgcacaccaagccgatgtgcttctgttgtgtaatgattgtgtatccaggcgcttgtcaaacacttcctttcacacaatgatttgaactttcgcatttcatattttactacaccaaaaagctgaaaaaaaggcatagcaattttatgtattttatgtaagagttttaaaaactttaaaagaaccctaaagttgcacaatatataccacagtatgaattattctattaagatctataatttgctcaaaacaacgtggtgcagcagtttgttagaaaaatggtatcgtgtaaaataaataaagtactttcttcagctggtggtaaacacaattagagaatgatcggttatattgcttaaaatacaaatatatttaccaatacaggctattggttaagagcagagatgagtggtttatttttggcacgggataaataaaatagtgtatagcaacaccattaaaatgtagtttatgctaaaaacgtatgttatttgatgttaagtaagcttccgattaatgactattacacatggagtttgtacaaaaaaaatatttattcacttacctaaaaaaaaaatttgaatactgtaaataacattgagatattgaaacttctaggcatcattgacagtttccttcaaacccattaccaaaatactgtatcggttgaaatgatcttcctcagacactgctaagctTGCAAGTATCtttgcttggtttagaagcttggtttagactacagtatactacaaagtctGATGAATGTAGTACAATGGGGGAGGGgtggcagcgggacataccaatccttccccggggcccatgacggctctcggtgGCCCTGagtccaggtagcctggttgaatttcccaaaattgttttaggtttggggttaGTAGTGTATCGGCGGGCCTGACCTAATATCTTAGGCACCATAATAGCTaggcttgtttgaaagtacagaTTTGGAGCTTTCCAGTGATGTATCGTATGTCCTGAACAGACGTTCCTAAGCAAAACTACAGCAAACCAAATGAcggctagaagtaaaggaaaaataaaataaagtgttcatatcCACATTGTCATTCATTTACTTcagttgttagttatatgttgtCTTATTGCTGGGGTCTGcttggaccccaggttaccaggaaagtcagttttccgacatgtccttatgagggttaaatGTCAGCACACTCCTACTGGtgactgaatacaaaaataacaaacatccCATCAAAACAGTCATACACAGACCCACAACACGACAGAGGATATCCACAACACATTCAACAAAGTGGGTTTATTTTTGGTAAGGGAAGCCATATAAAAAGAGGTTAATGTACCTTGAAGCAGTCAGAACCCCCAAGCCAGGTAAAAGCATCTGAGGCATCATTCTTGTTGATCAGGTTCTGGATGAAATTGTTCTCTTCGACGCTGTGTACGGAGGCGAGATTCCCCCCGATACTGAGGCAGTACAGCTGGAGGGAGCAATGAGAGACAGCTTGGACTAGGCAGACTAGGAGCACTGGGAAGCAGCATGTCCTCAATACACTGGGCACATCAGACAGCTGTTTCAATTAATGCACCTTCTGCAAGCAAAGCTCTTTCAAATGCTGCTTTatatttctgaattaaaaaatgctatataaataaaaaaaatctagattTCATCTAAAGATCCTGCAAAAATTGGCTGGCTTTCATAGACTCATATTTGCGAGGAGCAGTTACCTAGAATGATTTTGGATTAAATTACCCTTGTATTGGTATCCAGGAAAAAGCTTGTCTAATCTGAGTATTCGCCATGGTAACagtgtcgcaggtgacgctgaactagttattccatatagtaaaatATTGACTCCTTTGACATGGAGGATCTCggtagctacagctgttggttcatcaattgaatcagattcagttgtattgtgtctgccaactgatgatgtgaggcagaacagtaattggataccagaaaatatgaataacagtgagttttggcctccttcagtgttctggatggaaggcgtacctcgcaaagtgactctgtgcgaacaaaaggaaatataaagaaataatattttcagctaaacgtgtccaagtatcttataggaatgaagtcaggccatggaaatccacacctgtgatggagaaacattggatcaagggacttcttgtggaaacaactaagagcgaaacctggtacagaagctgaatcctgctgggaacataTGGATGTGCaggacatggactaggcaatttcaaatatggaatgtattataaaatgaagtgtcaaagatattaggaaggataaagaaagagtatccttgtaccaccagtagatggctctcttgctccatgaaataggtcagtctacatatgGTTCTAATTGAACATTTAGTAATCTgagaatttttaaatatatatataatgaacgatttaccactagtatatctaatcttcagaaagcatgacgcttgataagaAGCACTATTccagctaaaagtgaacgttaatttacaaatttatgtcaagaaaaacacaagataagacaCAAGatgagactctttatgaccaaaagattaactaacaatccagaggtcttgagaaaaaatcctgtctcggctggattttgtatgaacaaagaagaAGGGtcatactggcctatatttggatttaaatcctaaatgggattcaccaaaataatattatagcaattaataaacagaggtaaattaattgaaagattatcttataatgaaacgggttcagtgctaattgaaactgtttatagttcataacacttatttcataagattaataatatgttttaagtatctgctataatgagaaaacatattatttaaaactgacaagtattattgcttgttcacgactttgctgtagtgataagaagattaaaacctggagcagtattcgatttacttaaatgggaaaatggtacaagtttatttctcattctattgaacaataagacctctagacattatgatatccattgaattatagaagttaaaaggtgttgtgttatgtttttgtgttaagtttgtaataatatactataatgtaccttgttattaatccattatactattgtctaatgatggtagatggattccttataatgtggtgatttgaaactgctacagtgaaaccagggcctctcttcttatctagaaagaaggaatgtccttgggttccacttcagcagagctgcaagcctcatagaaATAGGGtggtaaggtttatggaattagtggtttagcacagataagaatatatcttgaaataatatgcaaaaattatggcttaacagacctttataggtcataaatctaaaaagtgtttgcacagactctgaccttggaaaaaacaagagactgtggaaactgctagcagtaacatattcccagagaggtacaggtcagagcctggtcagtgcatctcttaatggataaataattgtaatgaaaactattaccacttaaacttagtgaaactaaatgacttgaatattgtatgagacaaacttttgtcaaatactctgttagacaatggtatatggaatcaaaactgactcattaacaaaatgatgaaacaatatgaagttaaaagaaacacatacctttaatttagcataatataatcaattagaagatgatgtcacatattaagaacatctctcatatataacacatataaaaatagtgttttgcatgcagtagtgtttttatattatattataaaccaagatcctgggaaccttggttcacttaaacttttcagataaaggaggggctcggaggaaagaaaagaaatgagatcataagagttgaaacaaatgtgaagttttgaatttattgaagtccatgacacctattaattctgaaaagttagtccggatcttttgaaaactgttatttgtaaaagggataaagagctgtctcacctgattaatgattggatttaattgaggtgtcccatgtattccaatgagacgaaaaacctatttaactccagagtaatttcaatggagtaccacactcatcccagacagggcaaggtggtccatcttttgcaaaccgacacaattgagctgattgaattcagtttcatttgcctggtgaagacagccatatccttttacgatttatattaaagggtaagcattaagcaattattattattattttatctcacatgtattgcatgtattgccataagggactcacgctatgttttagaaataagagagagttttgttgaatgtgctgaaatagaccattgggtactttagatgacgtgttcttggcctgcttgtcggccttgattaacacatatatacatgtattaaagtgttaacgttgatatctgttaagacactggactgcccagtgtgtctgtcagctggggatacgacgtagcctgtagctactctatccaatatttaaccgttaataaaccgaacgagtactgatagtactccgattcgtaaaaaactttaaatacatgagtctgtcaatttcttgagttctatattagtcatctggatatactgcgggtccagagcacgaactatatcccactaggagtaataacatctctgtcctcctaacgtctcccctgagataagagtgtatgctgagcaattcaaaagagtacgtaaagaaatctgaccacgcggatttcgtgacaacGGGACTAGCAGCTTCATCAAGTGTGTGTTTTTCTACCCTCGGTGTGTCTCCTGTAGCTTTATGAAATAGACGACATTGAACCGGATGTTCT
This window encodes:
- the LOC117400074 gene encoding lectin-like; this encodes MFPAVASVVVCIALALSGAAAQGDDKKEVEKREVSMCAGSCLKGWVGFNDRCYQYVKDKKTWADAELYCLSIGGNLASVHSVEENNFIQNLINKNDASDAFTWLGGSDCFKEGSWYWTDGSKWDYNNWNKGEPNNLFIENCLHIHFGVPGGWNDKACNNLYPSVCMYKYNDPR